The Nocardioides salarius genome includes a region encoding these proteins:
- a CDS encoding oxidoreductase gives MPDLADPLVLPSGLRLPNRLVKAAMTENLADARNQPTTAHERLYRRWAAGGSGLLVTGNLMVDRRFLERSRNIVADAHLDVERLARVRRAAAGVPLVAQLSHPGRQTNRFVSREPVAPSDGGAVAMMGLFRRPRALSAAEVDDVVRGFGAAAARCEEAGLDGVQVHAAHGYLLAQFLSPHVNRRTDRWGGDVAGRAAALLSTVRAVRERTRDGFTVAVKLNSSDFRHGGFTEDDAEEVVRLLVQEGVDLVEVSGGTYENPALFGVGVDAATAATTVKEAYFAAFAARARAAAPGVPIMLTGGIRTRAAMQGLLDSGAVDLVGLGRPLAIDPELPGKLLAGDPGAELPAYRLPTVAGVAGESEWYETQLRRIGAGRDVHPGLSAVRAASGFVTGEAVRGLRERRRRLALAATAGPPSGS, from the coding sequence GTGCCCGACCTCGCCGACCCGCTCGTCCTGCCCAGCGGCCTGCGCCTGCCCAACCGCCTGGTCAAGGCCGCGATGACCGAGAACCTGGCGGACGCCCGCAACCAGCCCACCACCGCCCACGAGCGGCTCTACCGGCGCTGGGCCGCGGGCGGCTCGGGGCTGCTGGTGACCGGCAACCTGATGGTCGACCGGCGTTTCCTCGAGCGCAGCCGCAACATCGTGGCCGACGCCCACCTCGACGTCGAGCGCCTCGCCCGGGTGCGCCGTGCCGCCGCCGGGGTGCCGCTGGTGGCCCAGCTCAGCCACCCGGGGCGCCAGACCAACCGCTTCGTCTCCCGCGAGCCGGTGGCCCCCAGCGACGGCGGGGCCGTGGCGATGATGGGGCTCTTCCGCCGCCCCCGGGCGCTCAGCGCCGCCGAGGTCGACGACGTCGTGCGCGGCTTCGGCGCCGCCGCGGCGCGCTGCGAGGAGGCCGGTCTCGACGGCGTGCAGGTGCACGCCGCGCACGGCTACCTGCTGGCCCAGTTCCTCTCGCCGCACGTCAACCGGCGGACCGACCGCTGGGGCGGCGACGTGGCCGGCCGGGCCGCGGCGCTGCTGTCCACGGTGCGTGCGGTGCGCGAGCGCACCCGCGACGGCTTCACCGTCGCGGTGAAGCTCAACTCCTCCGACTTCCGCCACGGTGGCTTCACCGAGGACGACGCCGAGGAGGTCGTGCGGCTGCTGGTGCAGGAGGGCGTCGACCTCGTCGAGGTCTCCGGCGGCACCTACGAGAACCCGGCGCTCTTCGGTGTGGGCGTCGACGCCGCGACGGCGGCGACCACGGTCAAGGAGGCCTACTTCGCCGCGTTCGCGGCCCGGGCCCGGGCGGCGGCGCCGGGGGTGCCGATCATGCTCACCGGCGGCATCCGCACCCGCGCCGCGATGCAGGGCCTGCTCGACTCGGGCGCGGTCGACCTGGTGGGCCTGGGCCGGCCGCTGGCCATCGACCCCGAGCTGCCCGGCAAGCTGCTGGCCGGCGACCCCGGCGCCGAGCTGCCGGCCTACCGGCTGCCCACCGTGGCCGGGGTGGCGGGGGAGTCGGAGTGGTACGAGACCCAGCTGCGCCGCATCGGCGCCGGCCGTGACGTGCACCCCGGGCTGAGCGCCGTGCGCGCGGCCTCGGGGTTCGTCACCGGGGAGGCCGTGCGCGGCCTGCGCGAGCGTCGCCGTCGCCTGGCGCTGGCCGCGACGGCGGGGCCCCCGTCGGGCTCCTAG
- a CDS encoding GNAT family N-acetyltransferase — MTSTLRVRAMGPADLAAAVDLLADAFAEGTNLASFVPERGRRERLRRFFTVAGEVDVLAHGVAEVAVSGVGAHERLLAVAWWHPPRAVEAVAPVSWSWREVPSALAVFGVRRLLAVARSRRASERARPAAAHWHLAYLASRPEPAARGAASALLVHRLAQADAEGVGSHLESSSVATIGFYERFGWRVSGLVDGPGGRRTTAMWRPAGGA, encoded by the coding sequence GTGACGTCGACGCTGCGGGTGCGGGCCATGGGGCCCGCCGACCTCGCCGCGGCCGTCGACCTGCTGGCCGACGCGTTCGCCGAGGGCACCAACCTCGCCTCCTTCGTGCCCGAGCGCGGGCGTCGCGAGCGGCTGCGGCGCTTCTTCACCGTCGCCGGCGAGGTCGACGTGCTCGCCCACGGCGTGGCCGAGGTCGCGGTGAGCGGCGTGGGCGCCCACGAGCGGCTGCTCGCCGTGGCCTGGTGGCACCCGCCCCGGGCCGTGGAGGCGGTCGCGCCGGTGTCGTGGTCGTGGCGCGAGGTGCCCAGCGCCCTGGCCGTCTTCGGCGTACGCCGCCTGCTCGCGGTCGCGCGCTCCCGGCGGGCCTCCGAGCGGGCCCGCCCCGCCGCCGCGCACTGGCACCTGGCCTACCTGGCCTCGCGCCCCGAGCCCGCAGCCAGGGGAGCGGCCTCCGCGCTGCTGGTGCACCGGCTCGCGCAGGCCGACGCCGAGGGGGTCGGCTCGCACCTCGAGTCGTCGTCGGTGGCCACCATCGGCTTCTACGAGCGGTTCGGCTGGCGGGTCAGCGGCCTCGTTGACGGACCGGGCGGTCGACGCACCACCGCCATGTGGCG
- a CDS encoding alpha/beta fold hydrolase encodes MGHLELPRATRFGDLVLDVRTWGPDDGVPVVLLHGFPQSAASWAPVAGLLEGAGLRLVAPDQRGYSARARPDDVAAYAVEELAGDVLALVDALVEGSGHERVHLVGHDWGASVAWWVAAHHPERLHTLTALSVPHLAAFGRALVSDPEQRERSAYLKVFRRPGAAEEQLLADGEAGLRAVYAGRVPPEAVERDVALMRDGALGPALGWYRAMTDMSDLPPVRVPTTFVWGEDDQATAPAAAHGCGEHVDADYRFVALEGVSHWSLDEVPEVVAAEVRRRVGTPGG; translated from the coding sequence ATGGGCCACCTCGAGCTGCCACGCGCCACCCGCTTCGGCGACCTCGTCCTCGACGTCCGCACCTGGGGCCCCGACGACGGCGTGCCCGTGGTGCTGCTGCACGGCTTCCCCCAGAGCGCGGCCAGCTGGGCACCGGTGGCCGGGCTGCTCGAGGGCGCCGGCCTGCGACTGGTGGCCCCCGACCAGCGCGGCTACTCCGCGCGTGCCCGCCCCGACGACGTGGCGGCGTACGCCGTCGAGGAGCTCGCCGGCGACGTGCTGGCCCTCGTCGACGCGCTGGTCGAGGGGTCGGGCCACGAGCGCGTGCACCTGGTCGGCCACGACTGGGGAGCCTCGGTGGCGTGGTGGGTCGCCGCGCACCACCCCGAGCGGCTGCACACCCTCACCGCGCTCTCCGTGCCGCACCTCGCGGCCTTCGGGCGCGCGCTGGTGAGCGACCCCGAGCAGCGCGAGCGCTCGGCGTACCTCAAGGTCTTCCGCCGTCCGGGCGCCGCCGAGGAGCAGCTGCTGGCCGACGGCGAGGCCGGGCTGCGGGCCGTCTACGCCGGCCGGGTCCCGCCCGAGGCCGTGGAGCGCGACGTGGCGCTGATGCGCGACGGGGCGCTCGGCCCTGCGCTGGGCTGGTACCGGGCGATGACCGACATGTCCGACCTGCCGCCCGTGCGGGTGCCCACGACGTTCGTCTGGGGCGAGGACGACCAGGCCACGGCTCCCGCCGCCGCGCACGGCTGCGGCGAGCACGTCGACGCCGACTACCGCTTCGTGGCGCTCGAGGGCGTCTCGCACTGGTCGCTCGACGAGGTGCCCGAGGTCGTCGCGGCCGAGGTCCGGCGGCGGGTCGGGACGCCGGGCGGGTGA